In the Deltaproteobacteria bacterium genome, GTGCCTTCCTCCAGCCTCTCAAGGGCACGGTCGACGTTCTTCAGCATCTCCGTGTACATGGTCAGAACCCGATAGTCCAGATCCCGGGAAACATCGAGTGTACTCAGATCACCCTCGTCCAGAGCAGGTCCCAAGGTGGAGGCGATATCCTCCGCCATCTTCTCTCCCACCTCGTCCGCTATTCTGGTCTCAATCTCCCGCCTCTTCTGCAGGAGCATCTCACGGAGCCTCTCTTTGCGATCCGATTTGTCATGAGATTTGACCATGGTTCCTCCCAAAATTGTATGGCTCTTTCCCGATCCCCAGTGGATCATTCCTCTATTATGAAGAACAGGCACCTCTTATTACCAGAAAAACAGAACCTCGTCAATCAAAACGTACTCTCTGGAGTCTCCTGACTTTTGGAGAACACCCTTGCCTCCGAGCGACATTGCGGAAGCGGGGGGAAAGGTCGTGTTCGTGAGTCGTGTTCGTGATTCGTGTTCGTGAGTCGTGCTCGTGATTCGTGCTCCTGGGGAAGGGGCAGGAACTGTCCACCCGCGAACCTTGATAGGGTCACCGCGTGAGCTCAGGAGCGGAGGCGGTCCCTAAGGCAAAATCGATGACCTCCTCCATCCGGTTGACCCACTTGAAGGTCAGACCCTTCCGCAGAGTCTCGGGCACCTCCTCCAGATCCTTCTGGTTCAGTTGGGGAAGCACAACCGTCTCGATGCCGGCCCTTCTTGCAGCCAGGACCTTCTCCTTGATCCCTCCCACGGGAAGCACGTCCCCCCTCAGCGTGATCTCCCCGGTCATGGCGATGTCATCGCGGACCGGCCTGTTCTTCACCACCGAAACCAGGGCGGAGAGTATGGCTACCCCCGCTGAAGGGCCGTCCTTTGGTGTGGCTCCGGCAGGAACGTGGATGTGGATGTCATGGTGGTCAAAAAAATCCTCATCGATGTCGAGTTCCCGGGCCCTCGACCGGATGTAGCTGAGAGCGGCGGTGGCAGACTCCTTCATAACGTCTCCGAGGTGCCCCGTCAAAGTCAGGCGGTTCTTCCCCTTCATGACAGACGCCTCGACAAAGATAATCTCACCCCCGGCCGGCGTCCAAGCAAGACCAGTGGCCAGGCCAGGTCCCCAAGATCTGGCCTTTGTCTCCGGTATAAACTTCTGAGGCCCTAGAAAGTCGGAAAGATTCTCCTCGGATACAACGACGGGGTCTGTGTTTCCCTTGGCCAACCGGATCGCAACAGCCCTGCACACCGAGGCGATCTCTCTCTCCAGGTTACGAACGCCTGCCTCACGGGTATACCCCCGGATAATGGCCCGGATGGCATCGTCATCGAGGCGGAGAAGATCGCCGGTAAGCCCGTTCTGCTCCACCTGCCTGGGGATGAGATATCTCCGGGCTATTTCCAGCTTCTCCTCCTCCGTGTATCCGGGGAGACTCAGTACCTCCATCCGGTCTCTGAGAGCGGGAGGGATCGTGTCGAGGATGTTGGCGGTGGTGATGAACATCACCTTTGAGAGGTCGAAAGGAATCTCCAGGTAGTGATCGGAAAAACTGTTGTTCTGTTCCGGGTCCAGGACCTCGAGAAGGGCTGAAGAGGGATCTCCTCTGAAGTCCGCTCCGATCTTGTCCACCTCGTCGAGCATGAAGACCGGGTTGTTGGCACCCGCTTTCTTGATGCCCTGAATGATACGCCCGGGAAGAGCCCCCACATACGTCCTCCTGTGGCCGCGGATCTCGGCCTCGTCCCTCACCCCTCCGAGAGAGAGGCGGACAAACTTCCTGCCCATAGTCCTGGCTATGGACTGGCCCAGAGAGGTCTTCCCCACACCCGGCGGCCCCACAAAGCAGAGAATCGGCCCGCGACTGTCGGCCTTCAGCTTCCGGACAGCGAGATACTCGAGAATCCTCTTTTTCACCTGGTCGAGGTCGTGATGATCCTCGTTGAGGATCTGCTCGGCCCGTTCCAGATCGAGATTATCCTCTGTCGAGACAGACCAGGGCACATCGAGAATCCAGTCCAGATAGGTTCTCGATACGGTGTACTCGGCAGCAGCAGGAGGCATCTTGGAGAGGCGGTCGAGTTCTTTGTCGGCCACCTCCCTGGCCTCGGGAGGAAGCCCCGCCGCCTCTATGCGCTTCTTCAATTCCGATATCTCGGCCGTTCTCTCATCACCCTCTCCCAACTCCTTTTGGATGGCTTTGAGCTGCTCCCTCAGAAGGATCTCGCGCTGGGTTTTCCCCATGCCCTCCTGGACCCTTTTCTGAATGTCCGCACTCAACTCGAGCTTTTCCACTTGTTGGTTGAGCAGCACCGTCACCTTTTCCAGCACATCCTTCAGCCGAGTGATCTCCAGGAGTTCCTGTTTCTGCTCCACCGAGATATCGAGATTGGAAGCCACCAGGGAGGCCAGGTCAGCAGGGTTATCCAGGTTCATGACCACAACCCCGAGCTCCGGAGGGAGGGACGCAAGCTCTATGACCTTCTGAAAGAGCCTCTGGATATTGAGAACCATCGCTTCCGCCTCTTTGTCCATCTCCCGGTTCTCCTCCAGGACCAGAATCTTCGCCTTGAGATAGGGCTCTTTCTGGGAGTACTCGAAGAGGCTTACCTTTTTCATCCCCCTTATGATCACCTGGTAGGCATCATTGGGCAGGGCTATCTTCTTGACGATCTGTGCGACCGTTCCGACCGAATAGAGATGCTCGGGACCCGGTTCCTCCACGGTTTGATCCTTCAGAGAGACCACGACCACCAGCCTGTCCCCAACAAGGGCCTCATCCACCAGCTTCTTGGATCTCTCTTTCACCACCAACACGGGGATGGCCATCTCGGGGAAAAGGACCATTCCCTTGAGGGGCAACACGGGCAGTTCAGACGGGATCGCAAGCTCACCCTGCTCCATTTTCACGGTTCCTTCAGCCATCCTATCCTCCTATGCTACTGTGACTCCACGGGTATCCTGACCATCTCCTGCCGTGGTTTCTTTGGAAGCACTATCCTCAGCAGCCCGTCCTTGTATGTGCATTCGATACTGTCAGAATCGACCGGCCCGGGAAGGGGAATCCGCCTCTTGAACACACCGGCATCGATTTCCATCTGGTGGATCCTCACCACCCCCCCCGGAGAGGGCCTCGGCCTCTGCCCGGTAATGAGAATGGTCTGATTCTCCAGGGTGATCTTCGTCTGATCAGGATCCACTCCTGCCATATCGACCAGGACCAAAACATTTCTCTCGTTCTCGTAGATGTCAACAGCAGGGACCCAGACAGTCGCCGACAGGTTTCTGTAGCTCCAGATGATCTCCTTCATCTCTCTCTCCATTCCTCCACAAATAAGGGGGCTGGCCCAAGAAAGGGGCCTCGAGCTCTTCCCTCTCTGGAACGAGGTTTACTCGAGACATCAGCCTACCACACAAGAGCCCTCCCTCGGAACGGTCCGGGAGGGCAACCGTGCGGGCCAAGCCCCAGGCCACCATCATCCCCGGTTCATCCCCAGAGGACCTGGTTCTCCACCATCAAGAGACACCAGCCGCCGCTGACAATGCCTCACCGCTCTCCCCGATCGGCTCCGAATGGAAAACTATTCCGCCACCCTCCATTTCGGCCACCACACGGGTGTTGTCCTGAATCGTCCCTTTCAGGATCTCCTTCGCTATCGATGTCTCCAGCTCCCTCTGGATGGCTCGTTTCAGGGGGCGAGCGCCGAAGACAGGATCATATCCCACCCGGGCCAGGTGTTTCTTCACCTGCTCGGTCATTTCCAGGATGATCCCCCTATCTTCCAGGCGCTTGCGCAACCTGTTGACCTGAATCTCGACGATAGCCTCGAGGTGTTCATCCGTGAGAGTCCGGAATACCACAATGTCGTCGACCCGGTTGAGAAATTCCGGCCGGAAGTGCACGCGGAGAGCCTCCAGCACCTTCTCCTTCATCCCTTCATAGGAGGCACCTTCTCCCTTGCCGGTATCGAGAATGAACTGACTTCCGATGTTGGAGGTCATTATGATCACCGTGTTCTTGAAATCGACGGTTCTCCCGTGGGAATCCGTCAACCGCCCGTCGTCTAGGATCTGGAGCAGGATATTGAAGACGTCATGATGAGCCTTCTCGATTTCGTCGAAAAGAATCACCGAGTAGGGCTTTCTACGGACAGCCTCTGTAAGCTGTCCCCCTTCCTCATAGCCCACATATCCGGGTGGTGCTCCGATGAGACGGGCCACGGTATGCTTCTCCATATATTCGGACATATCGATGCGGATCATAGCCTGCTCGTCGTCGAAGAGGCATTCGGCAAGGGACCGGGCCAGCTCGGTCTTGCCGACTCCTGTGGGTCCCAAGAAGATGAAACTCCCAATTGGACGATTGGGGTCCTTGATCCCTGACCTGGCGCGCAGCACAGCATCGGCCACCAGCCGGACGGCCTCGTCTTGATCCACCAGGCGCCGGTGGATCTCCTCCTCGAGTCTCAAGAGCTTCTCTCTTTCTCCCTCCATGAGCCTGTTCACGGGGATACCGGTCCAGCTACTCACGATCTCGGCGATATCCTCCTCGTCCACCTCTTCCTTCAGCAGAGTCTTCTGGCCCTTCTGGGCTTCGAGCTGCGCCTCTTCCTCCTTGAGGCTCTTTTCGAGGGAGGCGAGTTTTCCGTATTTCAATTCCGCGGCACGGTTCAGATCGTAGGCTCTTTCGGCCTGCTCGACCTGGATCTTCACCTGCTCGATCTCCCTCTTCAGGGAGCGGATTCTGGAAATCGCCTGCTTCTCCCTCTGCCACTGGGCCTTGAGCGACTCCGACTGGCGCTCCAGATCGGCCAGTTCCTTTTCGAGCTTTCTCAGCCTCTCTCTCGAAGGAGCGTCCTTTTCTCTCTTGAGAGCCTCTCGCTCGATCTCCAACTGCATGATTCTTCGTGTGATCTCGTCGAGCTCCGAGGGCATGCTGTCGATCTCGGTTCTGAGTCTGGCCGCAGCCTCATCCACGAGGTCGATGGCCTTGTCGGGGAGGAACCTGTCCGAAATATAGCGGTCGCTCAGCACGGCCGCAGAAACCAGAGCCGAATCCTTGATGCGGACGCCGTGATGCACCTCGTAACGTTCCTTCAACCCCCTGAGGATCGATATGGTATCCTCCACGCTGGGCTGGTCGACGATCACCGTCTGGAATCTCCGCTCTAGGGCTTTGTCCTTCTCCACGTATTTCCGATACTCGTTCAGGGTGGTGGCTCCGATGCAGTGGAGCTCGCCACGGGCCAACATGGGTTTCAGGATGTTGCTCGCATCCATAGCCCCTTCGGCAGCCCCGGCACCGACCACCGTGTGGAGCTCGTCGATAAAGAGGATGATCTGGCCTTCAGATTCCTGAATCTCCTTGAGTACGGCCTTGAGCCGTTCCTCGAATTCACCCCGGTACTTGGCCCCTGCTATGAGGGATCCCATGTCAAGGGCTACGAGCCGGCGGTTCTTCAGCCCCTCCGGCACGTCTCCACGGACCATTCTCGAGGCGAGTCCCTCGACGATGGCGGTCTTGCCGACACCGGGGTCCCCGATGAGAACGGGGTTGTTCTTCGTCCTCCGCGACAGAATCTGGATCACCCTCCGGATCTCCTCGTCTCTGCCTATGACAGGATCGAGTTTCCCCTGAGCAGCCATCTGAGTCAGATCCCGGCCGTACCGCTCGAGGGGCTGGTAGGTCTCTTCAGGGGTCTGGCTGGTAACCCGCTGGTGGCCTCTAATCGAAGCCAGGGCCTTCATCAAGGTTTCCCTGGAGACCCCTGCCCCGGATAGAATCCGCCCTGCCGGCGTCGAGGTCCCTTCGTCGACCATGGCCAGGAGCAGATGCTCGACACTGGTGTAGTCGTCCTTTAGATTCCTCGCCTCTCTTTCCGCGGAATCGATCAGCCTCGTCAACCTCTGGCTCATGTACATCTGGCCCGCCCCGGTTCCAGATACCTGGGGAAGTCCGCTCAGATGTTTCTCCACGGAAGATCGAATCCCCTCGGCAGATGCCCCGGTCTTGGCGAGCACTTTGGGCACCAATCCGTCCCGCTGCTCAAGGAGAGCGAGCAAGAGGTGTTCGGGATCGATCTGCTGGTGACCGAACCGGGCTGCAACGGCCTGGGCAGACTGGAGAGCTTCCTGGGTCTTTTCGGTCATTCGGTTTATATCCATTTAAATCCCTCCTGGATAGACTGATTTTGCTCGTATGACTAGTATAACAGGTTGTCGATGATAACGAAAAAGAATTACTCCCCCGGGCGAGACTGTCGCCTCGGGGAGACGGGAGACAGAGGTTCCACGGGGAACCGCAAAAAGCCGGAGACAAGGTGGAGAGAGCGAGAAGGGGAAATCGCCCGTGTCATTCCACCTTGATCTTTATCTCCTTGGCTCTCTCCGACTTCGGGAGTGTGATCTTGAGGACGCCGTTTCTGCAGGTGGCCTTGATCTTGTCGCTCTCGACCTCGGCAGGGAGCCGGATCGACCTCGAAAAGGACCCGTAGCTCCTCTCTATCCTGTGAAAGTTCTCCTCCTTGTCTTCCCTCTCCTGTTCCTTCTGCCCACGGATGGTCAGAACACCGTTGGAGAGAGATATGTCGATGTCCTTTGCATCCATTCCGGGAATCTCGGCCCTCACGACGATCTCCTTTGGGGTCTCGGAGAGATCGACGGAGGGGACCCACTGGCCCCGGAAGACCTCAGGGCCGGGCCACTCCTCAAGAAACCGCTTCCATATTCTGTCCATCTCTTCCCGGAGGTTTGTCAGTTGCCCGATGGATCTGTACGGTTCGACCTCGAAAGCCATATCGCTCACCTCCTGTTAACGATCTCCCCTTCCCGAGCAGATCTTCACCTCCTAAAGCTACGATAACCACGATAGAGACGATTTCAAGGGGACGAAGAGAGCGGAGTTCTTCGATCTTCCGAAACACATGTCTCAAATCCTTTTGATTTCTAAGGTGGGAACTGAACCAACAAGACCGACAAGGCCTGGTGACTCAGGCTGCTTTCTCGTGTATGATGGCCTGAGATCGTGGAACATCCGAGGGTGTCTACAGGACCACCTCTTGCATGAGACTCGACGGATGGAATAAGCTCAAAAGAGGAGAAAGAGAATGGACTGGAAGGTATTCCTGACGGCTTTCGGTGTCCTTTTCCTGGCAGAGCTCGGTGACAAGACCCAGCTCGCGGTGATCACCATGACTACCCAGACCCGAAAACCACTTGTCGTTTTCCTTGGGGCGACTGCCGCACTTTCCCTGATCACTCTGCTGGGAGTGATCTTCGGACATCTCTTCCACCAGTGGGTGCCTGGGAACATCCTGAGAAAGATCACCGCATCTGTCTTCATCGTGATCGGGATCGTGATCTTCTTCGGCAAATTCTGATCGCGGCATCGAGAGGCTATGGAGGTCCTCAATGGCAGAAGAGCTCAATATCATGGTGGCAGGGGCTGCCGGACAGGGCATGCAGACAATCGGCTTCGTACTCGGCAAGATCCTCGTCAGGGGAGGTTGCGAGGTCTTTGCCGTGCAGGACAACGAATCTCGTATCCGCGGGGGCCACAATTTTTTTCATATCCGGGCCGGCCGGAAGCCTGTCATGGCCTCGGCCATGCCCCTTCAGGTCCTGGTCGCACTGAATCAGGAGAGTATAGAGAAGCACAGGGACGAGGTGGAACCACGGGGAATCATCGTTTTCGATTCTGACAAATGCACCGTTCCTCAGGGAGACGACAGGCTTCTGGGGCTCCCCCTTGAACAGATGGCAGTCGACAAGGGCGGAAATCGGCTTTTTGAAAACTCCGTTGCCATCGGTGCCGTGCTGGCCATTGTAGGTTGGGAATTCAAGAGACTCGAGGACTTCCTGGAGGGGTATTTTGCCACAAAGGCCGACACGGCTGCGGGCAACGTGAAGGCCGCCCGGGCAGGTTATCAATGGGCACTTGAAAGAGCCACGAAATACGAGGCGCTCCAAATCGATTTCGCTCCCTCAGAACCCAAGATGTTTATCACCGGCCACGAGGCAGTGGCTCTGGGGGCTCTCGCCTCGGCTTGTCAGTTCATGTCGGCCTATCCCATGAGCCCTTCAACCTCGATCCTGACCTATCTGGCAGGAAAGGCCGATGACTTCGACATGGTGGTGGAACAGGCAGAAGACGAAATAGCCGCCGTCAATATGGCCATCGGCGCCTCCTATGGAGGACTGAGGTCGCTGACCGCCACCTCTGGAGGTGGCTTCAGCTTGATGACAGAGGCCTTCGGCCTGGCAGGTGTCATGGAGGTGCCCCTCGTGGTGGTCGAGGCACAGAGGCCGGGACCAGCCACCGGGCTCCCCACAAGGACCGAGCAGGGGGATCTGCTCTTCGTCCTCCATGCCTCCCAGGGCGAGTTCCCCCGGGCGATTCTCGCACCTGGGACCGCGGGGCAGGCCTTCTATGCCACGATCAAGGCTTTTGATCTGGCAGAAAAATACCAGATTCCTGTGGCGATACTGACAGATCAGTTTCTTGCTGACTCCTACTTCACCGAACCCAGGTTCGATCTCTCCCGGGTCAGCATGGAGAGGCACCTCTTGACCGAAGAAGAAGCAAGGGGGGCAAAGGGATACAAACGATATCTGGTAACAGAGTCCGGCATCTCCCCGAGATCGATCCCCTCGGCCTTCGGCCTCGAGGTTGCGGCCGATGGTCACGAACACGACGAATACGGCCATATTACGGAAGACAGGGAGATGAGAAGAAGGATGGTGGACAAGCGATTCCGCAAGATGAAGAGCCTTGCCCGGGAGATCGCATCTCCACGGTTGATGGGCCACCCGAAAGCCGAGCTTCTTCTGGTGGGATGGGGGTCGATCTACGGTCCCCTGGCCGAAGCGGTGGGGATCCTGAACCGCCGCGGGATCCCGGTTGGAGGGGCCCATCTCGACGAACTCTGGCCCTTTCCCTCCGAGGCCCTGTCACGGATTCTCCAGGGAGCCCGCAGGTGGGCCGTGGTGGAGAACAACTGTACGGGTCAACTGGCCCGCCTGATACAGATGGAGATACAGATGAAACCCGACCGAGCGATTCTGAAGTACGACGGCCGTCCCTTCACGGCCGCCGAGATTGTAGAGGGCTTCACGGGGGAGATGGAGGAGAAGTGACCATGGAGATCGAGGCTTTCGAAAACCCTTCTCCCATAGCCTGGTGCCCAGGCTGCGGGAACTTCGCCATCCTCGGGGCGGTCAAGCAGGCCCTGGCGGATATGGGCTTCAAACCACATGAGGTGATTCTCGTCTCGGGGATCGGGCAGGCGGCAAAGCTGCCCCATTATCTGAAGTGTAACTTCTTCAACGGCCTTCACGGTCGGGCCCTCCCGGCGGCCACGGCGATCCGTATTGCCAATACCGAGCTTCCGGTCATCGTCATCGGGGGAGACGGGGATACTTACGGAGAGGGGGGGAACCATTTCCTACATGGGATCAGAAGGAATGCCAACCTGACCCTGATCACTCACAACAACCAGGTATTCGGCCTGACCCGCGGCCAGGCGTCACCCACGGCCGAGAAGGGGTTCGTGACCCGCGTGCAGACCCACGGAGTGTTTCTGACCCCCATGAACCCCCTCGCCGTCGCCCTGGCCCTTGAGGCTCCCTTCGTGGCCCGGGGTTTCACCGGCCGCGCCAGACACCTGACGGACCTGATCAAAGAGGCGGTCGCCTTCGAAGGTTTCTCCCTGGTAGACGTCCTGCAACCCTGCGTCAGTTTCGACCATGTCCATACCTTTCAATGGTACAAGGAGCGGGTCTACGACTTGGAGGAAGCCGGGCACGACCCCGGCCACATCGATGGTGCTATCCAGAAGGCGAGGGAGTGGGGAGAAAGAATTCCCTTGGGGATATTCTACAGTAACCCTGAGAAGCCGACTTATGAAGCCCAGTCACCTGTCCTGAGCGGCGGGCCGCTGGTCGACAGGCACCCGGATCCGAAGCGGGTCGAGAAGCTGATCGATTCCTTCTTCTAGTCCCGACTCACACAAACCACCTCACAAAATTCTCCAGTGGATCCCGGGGAGTGGAGAAACCGGCGAGCGGTGAAGACCGGTCAGGGTACCCCATGGCCACGCCTATTACCACCCGCTTATCCTCGGGGATGTTGACCTGATCGCGGATCTCTTCCTCATAGGCCGTGATCAATCCCACCGGGCAGGTGGCAAGACCGAGGTCTTGGGCCGCCAAAAGGAGATACCCGAGAAAGACGCCCAGGCAGAGGTACCGATCCCTGGAGAAGCCACCGTCCATACATATGAGAATCGCGACAGGTGCCCCGTAGAAACGGCAACTACCCTCGCCGACGAACCTTTCCAGGCTGAGGCCTTCCTGCTTGAGGGTTCTTGCCAGAGGGCCAAAGCTCCTTCTCCTCCTCTCCTGGAAGATCCGTGGAAGGCTTCGAGTCGCCCCGGGAGTGCAGGCCGCAGAGCGTTCCTCATAAGCCCGAACGAGCCTTCTGGCAAGGCGCTCCAATTCCTCTCCCATGACAACGGTAACCTCCCAGGGCTGAAGGTTCAGCGCCGAGGGCGCCCTTCCGGCCTTACGGAGCACTTCTTCCACGAGCTCCCTCTCCACAGGCCTGGAGGTGAAGACTCGATAGCTCCTCCGGCTATCCATGGCCTGGCCGACTTCCATGGTTCCCTCCGAGTCTGTCAATATCCTGAATTCGATGTATCCTTTGCAAAAAACACGGCCGACCCGGCTTGACCACCGAGACCGGTGTCTTGTATCTTAGGAGACGCCATAGACGTGGAGGAGGGCTCCTGTATGATTCGTGCCAGGGTCTGGTTTCGCTGTGCAGCCATGCATGATCCTGTACAGCCCGTCCTGGTTCGGCCTGCAAGAATCGGCTGGCGGGCAAAGTTCAGGCAGGTGGACCTTACCATTGAGCGTCCCTTTACAGGAGAGGAACTGGTACAGCGCATGAGGGGATGGATTACCGTCGATCCCAGAGAATTCTCCCGTCTGGTCCAGTCCTGTGAGGGGCGGCTCAAGGTCTTCGACGACGGGGGACTGGTGGTGGAGACGGAGGGCGAGGGAGAACTCACGGCCCTCCAGACCGCCCTTGCCGAGAATTTCGGAGACCAGGTAGACCTCGAAGTCATGGTCAAAGGGCCAGCCAGGTAAACCCGTTCCGCCCCCCCCGGCTCCTTGCCGTGAAGAGGCCGCACCGTACGACCCAGCCACCTCTCTCCCTTTCCCGCCGCACGAAAGCCTTCCACCCGGTAGAGCAAAACCCTGAGAAGACCCCAAGAAGAGGGGCCTTCTTTATGCCACCTTTACTTCCAATCTCTTACTGTGCCTCTTGAACCCTTCGGGCTCGTACTCATTCTTCCAGGTCTCTTCGGCGATTGCGTGGTAAGTCTCGGCGTACCGGTCCAGTTCCGGAGCCAAATCGTTTATCAGTGTCTCCGCCCCGGGATGGGTGGGGTAGGCGTGGTACTGTCGGACCAGATCCCTCAGTTCATGGGGGTTGTCGATGATCATACACGGGGTCAGGGGGTTTTCGCTGAAGGGCTGCCTTGAGCGGATGCCCCTGAAGAAGGGGGAGTTGAGTATCTCCTTCAGGCTCTTCTTGTAGATATTGTCCACGGCAAAGTGGACAAAAACGCACGGTTCCACGTCACCGTTGGCGTTTATATGGAAATACTCCCTCCCCCCGGCGAGGCAACCGTCGACGTATGGCCCATCATTCCAGAAATCACAGATGAAAAAGGGCCTGGCGTTCCGTATCCTCCTCAGCCTCTTTCTCACAATGTCTCTCTGCTGGGGTGTGAGCATGAGGGAGAGATCGGGTTTCCGGCCGATGGGGATGTACTGGAAGTACCAGATGATGTACACCCCCTTCTCCACCATGAGATCCGCAAATTCGTCGCTGGAAATCTCAAGCAAGTTCTCCCGGGTCTGTGTAACCGATGCGCCGAACAGAACGCCCGCCTCCCGGAGAATATCCATTACATGCATGATCCGTTGAAAATGCCCCTTGCCCCTCCGGGCGTCAGTGGCTTCTTCAAACCCCTCCACACTGATAATGGGGGCCACATTCCCCAGCATCGAGAGTTTCCTGACCATCTCCTCGTCGATGAGGGTTCCGTTGGTGTATATCTGGAAGATGATGTCCCGGTACTTCTCGAAGAGATCGAAGAGATCCCTCCGAATAAAGGGCTCCCCCCCGGAAAAGGTAACCAGATGAATCCCCAAATCGAGCGCTTCCCCGAGGAGTCTATCCATCACCTCGTGGGTCAGACCAAAGGACTGCTCATACTGCCCTGCATAGCAGCCGTAGCAGTTCAGGTTGCAACGCATGGTAGGGCTGACCACAAAGAAGAAGGGGGGGCGAAAACCCTCTGTGGCCTTCAGCTCCTCACGAAAAGAGGTCTCTGAAAGCAGGGCTAGAATGAAGAGATTGTAGATCGTCCGAAAGCGGCATTCGGGCGATAGATCGTGGAGAACCCTCTCTATGACCTTGACGGTAGGATGCCCCTCCCGGATGTAGCTCTTCATGCTCTCACCCACGGCCCGATAGTCTTCCCGGTTGAGCAGTCTCTCGCCAAGATCGATTATTCGGGTGATGTTCTCCATGGAGAGGTGTGGAAGCATCCGAAGCATCTGGCGGATGACGAGCTTCCTCGAAAGGCGTTTCACTCCGTAGACCATATTCTTCACCATCCTGAGTCACCTCCCTCGTGGTCCTCCTCGTCAGTGACAGAACCGCTTTACTCCACCAGTATAATAACTATCCGGGAGCCCCATGTCCAGGATTTTCCGGAGCTTCCTTGCTCTTGGAGAACATCTTCTCCCCGAACGATATTGCCGAATCAGTGGGGTGCCGCCCCGGACTGAGCAACAACGGGCAGGGATCTTTCCCCCGTTCCTCTGCACGCCTCGGGTCTGTCATCTCACAGGGGCCATAGAAGACCTAAGGACAGGACACCCACGAGGGCGAAAAAGACCAGGGACGTTGCAAGCTTCACCCACGATACGTGTCTCTCGAACAGAGCAGAGAGCCTCTCAGAACCGGTCCCAGAGTATACCAGGCAGAAGACCGCCAAAAGGGGGATGATGAACATGACGTTGTAAAGGGCAAGATACACGGCTGCATTGGATCTAAGTTCACCTGCCCTTGAGACAAAGAGGATCGTAGGCAGATAGACCTGACCTGTACAGGCCAGTTCCAGTACCGAGACCAGAAAACCCGTGACGACTGCGGCAAG is a window encoding:
- a CDS encoding 2-oxoacid ferredoxin oxidoreductase (catalyzes the coenzyme A-dependent decarboxylation of 2-oxoacids, such as pyruvate and 2-oxoglutarate), with product MEIEAFENPSPIAWCPGCGNFAILGAVKQALADMGFKPHEVILVSGIGQAAKLPHYLKCNFFNGLHGRALPAATAIRIANTELPVIVIGGDGDTYGEGGNHFLHGIRRNANLTLITHNNQVFGLTRGQASPTAEKGFVTRVQTHGVFLTPMNPLAVALALEAPFVARGFTGRARHLTDLIKEAVAFEGFSLVDVLQPCVSFDHVHTFQWYKERVYDLEEAGHDPGHIDGAIQKAREWGERIPLGIFYSNPEKPTYEAQSPVLSGGPLVDRHPDPKRVEKLIDSFF
- a CDS encoding radical SAM protein, with product MVKNMVYGVKRLSRKLVIRQMLRMLPHLSMENITRIIDLGERLLNREDYRAVGESMKSYIREGHPTVKVIERVLHDLSPECRFRTIYNLFILALLSETSFREELKATEGFRPPFFFVVSPTMRCNLNCYGCYAGQYEQSFGLTHEVMDRLLGEALDLGIHLVTFSGGEPFIRRDLFDLFEKYRDIIFQIYTNGTLIDEEMVRKLSMLGNVAPIISVEGFEEATDARRGKGHFQRIMHVMDILREAGVLFGASVTQTRENLLEISSDEFADLMVEKGVYIIWYFQYIPIGRKPDLSLMLTPQQRDIVRKRLRRIRNARPFFICDFWNDGPYVDGCLAGGREYFHINANGDVEPCVFVHFAVDNIYKKSLKEILNSPFFRGIRSRQPFSENPLTPCMIIDNPHELRDLVRQYHAYPTHPGAETLINDLAPELDRYAETYHAIAEETWKNEYEPEGFKRHSKRLEVKVA
- a CDS encoding 2-oxoacid:acceptor oxidoreductase subunit alpha; protein product: MAEELNIMVAGAAGQGMQTIGFVLGKILVRGGCEVFAVQDNESRIRGGHNFFHIRAGRKPVMASAMPLQVLVALNQESIEKHRDEVEPRGIIVFDSDKCTVPQGDDRLLGLPLEQMAVDKGGNRLFENSVAIGAVLAIVGWEFKRLEDFLEGYFATKADTAAGNVKAARAGYQWALERATKYEALQIDFAPSEPKMFITGHEAVALGALASACQFMSAYPMSPSTSILTYLAGKADDFDMVVEQAEDEIAAVNMAIGASYGGLRSLTATSGGGFSLMTEAFGLAGVMEVPLVVVEAQRPGPATGLPTRTEQGDLLFVLHASQGEFPRAILAPGTAGQAFYATIKAFDLAEKYQIPVAILTDQFLADSYFTEPRFDLSRVSMERHLLTEEEARGAKGYKRYLVTESGISPRSIPSAFGLEVAADGHEHDEYGHITEDREMRRRMVDKRFRKMKSLAREIASPRLMGHPKAELLLVGWGSIYGPLAEAVGILNRRGIPVGGAHLDELWPFPSEALSRILQGARRWAVVENNCTGQLARLIQMEIQMKPDRAILKYDGRPFTAAEIVEGFTGEMEEK
- a CDS encoding nitroreductase, producing MEVGQAMDSRRSYRVFTSRPVERELVEEVLRKAGRAPSALNLQPWEVTVVMGEELERLARRLVRAYEERSAACTPGATRSLPRIFQERRRRSFGPLARTLKQEGLSLERFVGEGSCRFYGAPVAILICMDGGFSRDRYLCLGVFLGYLLLAAQDLGLATCPVGLITAYEEEIRDQVNIPEDKRVVIGVAMGYPDRSSPLAGFSTPRDPLENFVRWFV